One genomic segment of Pyruvatibacter mobilis includes these proteins:
- a CDS encoding NADPH-dependent 2,4-dienoyl-CoA reductase, translated as MSAHATDPSATKPGDTLYPTLFSPLDLGHTRIKNRALMGSMHTGLEEAEGGFERMAAYYAERARGGVGMIITGGISPNLEGGLGAKLSTSEEAAQHRLITDAVHEADPDVKICMQILHSGPLAPHEGCVAPSPVRSRIARFMPNELDADGIEKQLNDFANCAAKAKEAGYDGVEIIGSAGYLLSTFLVEKTNQRTDEYGGSYENRMRFPLEVVRRVRAAVGPDFIVIFRIAAMDMLQGGMSWDEIVMLAKRLEAEGVNIISTHFTWHESAVPTIATMVPRRAFSSVTGRLRKEVSVPCITSNRINMPDVAEQVLLDGDADIVSMARPMLADPDFVNKARDGRADEINTCIGCNQACLDHTFGGNQEVSCLVNPRACHETKLAYLPAKEKKKIAIIGAGPAGLAYADVAAQRGHDVTLYDAASEIGGQFNLAKKIPGKEEFYETLRYFNRMIEKHGIDLRLNTRVSAGMLQNEGFDEVIVATGIKPRTPEIEGITHPKAVSYIDVITGAKPVGKTVAIMGAGGIGFDVAELITHRGKSAALDIDIFAKEWGIDFKNHPRGGVTGVEPQVEAADRTVYLMQRKTTGVGKGLGKTTGWTHRLALHRRGVMMMNGVDYLRIDDDGLHILVGNEPKTLDVETVIICAGQEPLRDLYDELTEAGLNATLVGGAFEAMELDAKRAINQACYLAAAV; from the coding sequence ATGTCCGCTCACGCCACGGATCCGTCTGCCACAAAGCCGGGCGACACGCTCTACCCCACCCTGTTCTCACCGCTTGATCTCGGCCACACGCGCATCAAGAACCGCGCCCTGATGGGCTCCATGCATACGGGCCTCGAGGAAGCCGAAGGCGGCTTTGAGCGCATGGCCGCTTACTATGCCGAGCGCGCCCGCGGCGGCGTCGGCATGATCATCACCGGCGGCATCTCCCCCAATCTCGAAGGCGGCCTCGGCGCCAAGCTCTCGACCTCCGAAGAAGCTGCCCAGCACCGCCTCATCACCGATGCCGTGCATGAGGCCGACCCGGACGTGAAGATCTGCATGCAGATCCTCCACTCAGGCCCACTCGCACCGCATGAAGGCTGCGTCGCCCCCTCTCCCGTCCGCTCCCGCATCGCCCGCTTCATGCCCAACGAGCTGGACGCCGACGGCATCGAAAAACAGCTCAACGACTTTGCCAATTGCGCCGCCAAGGCCAAGGAAGCCGGCTATGACGGCGTCGAGATCATCGGCTCCGCCGGCTATCTGCTGTCGACTTTCCTGGTCGAAAAGACCAATCAGCGCACGGATGAGTATGGCGGCTCCTACGAAAACCGCATGCGCTTTCCGCTCGAAGTCGTGCGCCGCGTCCGCGCCGCCGTGGGGCCGGACTTCATCGTAATCTTCCGCATCGCTGCCATGGACATGCTGCAGGGCGGCATGTCCTGGGACGAGATCGTGATGCTCGCCAAGCGGCTGGAGGCCGAAGGTGTGAACATCATCTCCACCCACTTCACCTGGCATGAAAGCGCCGTGCCGACGATCGCCACCATGGTGCCCCGCCGCGCCTTCTCGTCAGTGACGGGCCGCCTGCGCAAGGAAGTGTCGGTGCCCTGCATCACATCGAACCGCATCAACATGCCGGACGTGGCCGAGCAGGTGCTGCTGGATGGTGATGCCGACATCGTGTCCATGGCCCGCCCCATGCTGGCGGACCCGGATTTCGTCAACAAGGCGCGTGACGGCCGCGCGGACGAGATCAACACCTGCATCGGCTGCAACCAGGCCTGCCTCGACCACACCTTCGGCGGCAATCAGGAAGTCTCCTGCCTGGTCAATCCACGCGCCTGCCACGAAACCAAGCTCGCCTACCTGCCGGCGAAGGAGAAAAAGAAGATCGCCATCATCGGCGCCGGCCCCGCGGGCCTGGCCTACGCGGACGTTGCCGCCCAGCGCGGCCACGACGTCACGCTCTATGACGCGGCGTCCGAGATCGGCGGCCAGTTCAACCTGGCAAAGAAAATTCCGGGCAAGGAGGAGTTCTACGAGACCCTCCGCTATTTCAATCGGATGATCGAGAAGCACGGCATCGACCTGCGGCTCAACACCCGTGTCTCCGCAGGTATGCTGCAGAATGAGGGTTTCGACGAGGTCATCGTCGCCACCGGCATCAAGCCGCGCACCCCGGAGATCGAGGGCATCACCCACCCCAAGGCCGTGAGCTATATCGACGTCATCACCGGCGCCAAGCCCGTCGGCAAGACGGTCGCCATCATGGGCGCGGGCGGCATCGGCTTCGACGTGGCAGAGCTCATCACCCACAGGGGCAAATCCGCCGCGCTCGACATCGATATCTTCGCCAAGGAATGGGGCATTGATTTCAAGAACCACCCGCGCGGCGGCGTCACCGGCGTTGAACCGCAGGTGGAGGCCGCTGACCGCACGGTCTATCTCATGCAGCGCAAGACAACCGGCGTCGGCAAGGGCCTGGGCAAGACCACCGGCTGGACCCACCGCCTCGCCCTGCACCGCCGCGGCGTGATGATGATGAACGGTGTCGACTATCTGCGCATCGACGATGACGGCCTGCACATCCTCGTCGGCAACGAGCCCAAGACGCTTGACGTGGAGACGGTCATCATCTGCGCCGGCCAGGAACCCCTCCGCGACCTCTATGACGAGCTGACAGAGGCAGGCCTCAACGCCACCCTTGTCGGTGGTGCCTTTGAAGCCATGGAGCTCGACGCCAAGCGCGCCATCAACCAGGCCTGCTACCTGGCAGCCGCGGTCTAG
- a CDS encoding cytochrome P450: MIDPNIPQEIAQTIVDPYAYQDGDRVDQAFATLRRDIPLGVAQPKGFEPFWVVTKHKDILHIERNNELFHNGDKATTLVDVNTDAAVREMMGGSPHLVRSLVQMDNPDHKNYRGITADQFMPQELKALETRVRAIAKSFVDHMEELGRKNDGQCDFAKDVAFLYPLHVVMELLGVPQADEPKMLKLTQELFGAADPELNRTGEERGDPKKALEALSGTVAEFIEYFTTITEDRRATPRKDIASVIANGKIDGEPLGVLEAMSYYIIVATAGHDTTSATTAGTMWELAKSPEKFARAKAEPKLVPLIVEESIRWTTPVKHFMRSATQDTEVGGQEIKKGDWMMLCYPSGNRDEDVFDDPFDFKVDRQPNRHIAFGHGAHICLGQHLARMEMRALWEELLPRLEHVELNGDPQRMVANFVCGPKSVPIKFKMA, from the coding sequence ATGATCGACCCCAACATCCCCCAGGAGATCGCCCAGACGATCGTCGACCCCTATGCCTATCAGGACGGGGACCGGGTGGATCAGGCCTTCGCCACCCTGCGCCGCGACATTCCGCTGGGCGTGGCGCAGCCCAAGGGCTTCGAGCCGTTCTGGGTCGTCACCAAGCACAAGGACATCCTCCATATCGAGCGCAACAACGAGCTGTTCCACAATGGCGACAAGGCAACGACGCTGGTGGATGTGAACACCGACGCCGCCGTACGCGAGATGATGGGCGGCTCGCCCCACCTCGTGCGCTCGCTGGTGCAGATGGACAATCCCGACCACAAGAACTACCGCGGCATCACCGCCGACCAGTTCATGCCGCAGGAACTGAAGGCGCTGGAAACCCGCGTCCGCGCCATCGCCAAGTCCTTCGTCGATCACATGGAAGAGCTGGGCCGCAAGAATGACGGCCAGTGCGACTTCGCCAAGGACGTGGCCTTCCTCTACCCGCTCCATGTGGTGATGGAACTGCTTGGCGTTCCGCAGGCGGATGAACCCAAGATGCTGAAGCTCACCCAGGAGCTGTTCGGCGCCGCCGACCCGGAACTGAACCGCACCGGCGAGGAACGCGGCGACCCCAAAAAGGCGCTCGAAGCCCTGTCCGGCACCGTCGCCGAATTCATCGAGTACTTCACCACGATCACCGAAGACCGCCGCGCCACCCCACGCAAGGACATCGCCAGCGTCATAGCCAATGGCAAGATCGACGGCGAGCCGCTCGGCGTGCTGGAAGCCATGAGCTACTACATCATCGTCGCCACCGCCGGCCACGACACCACATCGGCCACCACCGCCGGCACCATGTGGGAGCTGGCCAAGTCGCCGGAGAAATTCGCCCGCGCCAAGGCCGAGCCCAAGCTCGTCCCGCTGATCGTCGAGGAATCCATCCGCTGGACGACGCCGGTGAAGCACTTCATGCGCTCAGCCACCCAGGACACCGAAGTCGGCGGCCAGGAGATCAAGAAGGGCGACTGGATGATGCTCTGCTACCCCTCCGGCAACCGCGACGAGGACGTGTTCGACGACCCGTTCGATTTCAAGGTGGACCGCCAGCCCAACCGCCACATCGCCTTCGGCCACGGCGCCCACATCTGCCTTGGCCAGCACCTGGCGCGGATGGAAATGCGCGCCCTGTGGGAAGAGTTGCTGCCGCGCCTCGAGCACGTGGAACTCAATGGCGACCCGCAGCGCATGGTGGCCAACTTCGTGTGCGGGCCTAAATCCGTACCCATCAAGTTCAAGATGGCCTAA
- a CDS encoding vWA domain-containing protein — MRFRAAISAFLVSAGLTAAALPAAAATNVVYILDASNSMWGQIDGTAKIETAREVMGDLLANVAEGTTVGLLAYGHRSEGACDDIEVLSGLGAETPEALLAKLNELKPKGKTPIAGALQAAAGVFPTNDANNNVILISDGIETCSGDPCAVAADLAKGGVDTKVHAVGFDVDDAAREQLECIAEKGNGSYYNAGNADELKVALAEVKEVVEAAPEPAPEPEPEPEPAEPTLAQFFFDGFDSELSEDWVVNNPNPDAFIVEDGNLLMINSTIAGFNSDTPQNLIVLKRDLPKGDWDAHFTFTGEFKTGKDNVTFGLFKDSANYLAGRFWSNAGCCGCSHAGVGIYKNSGGTITKFERPVIGNAIGCGAGMSAERLTSELTENETRPIRLSLHKRGRSYHVSFDRGEVAEDGTKIVVETDPLTSLRAPGEIAFLIGKWKQADGEVLINIDSVEIVSVSE, encoded by the coding sequence ATGCGTTTTCGCGCCGCCATCTCGGCATTTCTGGTTTCCGCCGGTCTGACAGCCGCTGCCCTGCCCGCAGCTGCCGCGACCAATGTTGTGTATATTCTCGATGCGTCGAACTCCATGTGGGGCCAGATCGACGGAACGGCGAAGATTGAGACGGCTCGGGAGGTCATGGGAGATCTCCTGGCCAATGTGGCGGAGGGCACGACGGTGGGCCTTCTCGCCTATGGCCACCGCTCCGAAGGCGCCTGCGACGACATCGAGGTCCTGTCGGGCCTTGGTGCTGAAACGCCGGAGGCGCTTCTTGCCAAGCTCAACGAGCTGAAGCCCAAGGGCAAGACGCCCATCGCCGGTGCGCTGCAGGCCGCCGCAGGCGTGTTTCCCACCAATGACGCCAACAACAACGTCATCCTCATCTCCGACGGCATCGAGACCTGCAGCGGCGACCCGTGTGCCGTTGCTGCCGACCTTGCCAAGGGCGGTGTGGACACCAAGGTGCATGCCGTCGGCTTCGACGTGGATGATGCCGCCCGCGAGCAGCTTGAGTGTATCGCGGAAAAGGGCAACGGCTCCTACTACAATGCCGGCAATGCGGATGAGCTGAAGGTGGCCCTGGCCGAGGTGAAGGAAGTGGTGGAAGCCGCCCCCGAGCCCGCCCCGGAACCGGAGCCCGAGCCTGAACCCGCTGAACCCACCCTGGCGCAGTTCTTTTTCGATGGCTTCGACAGCGAGCTGAGCGAAGACTGGGTCGTCAACAACCCGAACCCCGACGCCTTCATCGTCGAGGACGGCAATCTGCTAATGATCAACAGCACCATTGCCGGGTTCAACAGCGACACACCGCAGAACCTCATTGTCCTGAAGCGCGACCTGCCCAAGGGTGACTGGGATGCCCACTTCACCTTCACCGGCGAGTTCAAGACCGGCAAGGACAACGTCACCTTCGGCCTCTTCAAGGATAGCGCCAACTATCTTGCCGGCCGCTTCTGGAGCAATGCCGGATGCTGCGGCTGCAGCCATGCCGGCGTCGGCATCTACAAGAACTCCGGCGGCACGATCACCAAGTTCGAGCGCCCCGTCATCGGCAATGCCATTGGCTGCGGTGCCGGCATGTCGGCGGAACGCCTGACAAGTGAGCTGACGGAGAATGAGACCCGCCCAATCCGCCTGTCCCTGCACAAGCGCGGCCGCAGCTACCATGTGAGCTTCGACCGGGGTGAGGTCGCAGAAGACGGCACGAAGATCGTCGTCGAGACCGACCCGCTCACTTCCCTGCGCGCGCCGGGCGAGATCGCCTTCCTGATCGGCAAGTGGAAGCAGGCCGACGGCGAAGTGCTGATCAATATCGACTCCGTCGAAATCGTGTCCGTGTCCGAATAG
- a CDS encoding TonB-dependent receptor: protein MGLITKLRAGTALVSAFMGVAIAAPAFAQDGAGQGGEIDLASAFELPPIITSASRLSAGLSSSSVTVVEREAIDRHPGLTIPEILATEAGLHIRDLFGNGNESATVDIRGFGEQAGQNVLVLVDGRKINDLDLSGVQFSLVPRASIQRIEVLRGSAASVLYGEGGVGGAINIVTQGGDKEEGVTLSATGGSFGFRRTQGLFQWGGKPAHVALSADVTESDGYRHNNELTRQVYSAVVSIDRGATDYRLSATYNTEETGLPGNRLVDTSTGLDLVRTNPRGAQTPEDGAEERGARLEAGVESQLSDSLKLSVDAGYRRSVTSSDFQFQLDDRSVSTATLTPRVTYSGTLGGMAFNAITGIDLSYSQGEVEQRFVGFPGGNDFDGWQSSMALYGQGDLGLTDRLTLDAGVRVIRTEIKLDSPQNTAARVRDKETNWAGNLGLAYDVTDDVEVFVRGGHAVRVPTIDERVGTRLDPITFQPISFDLDTQTSWDVEVGTEFSVGPVDARVSAFQINVKDQIAFTPDTIGTFGFNTNLDDTRRRGVEAEARAPLGWGFELAPRVTYTEAEFTKGPFDGNEVPVVPEWTGGVGLNWTGDDVWASLNWRYVGDQRMINDQEGIFPEIPSYDLLDVALGWTIGNVALKGEIRNALDEDYFTSAAASDTNANRYGAFPLPGRAAYVEASVAF from the coding sequence ATGGGGCTCATCACCAAACTGCGTGCCGGGACGGCACTTGTATCTGCATTTATGGGCGTCGCTATCGCTGCGCCCGCATTCGCCCAGGACGGGGCCGGGCAGGGGGGCGAGATTGATCTGGCTTCCGCTTTCGAGCTGCCGCCGATCATCACCTCCGCCAGCCGCTTGAGCGCCGGCCTATCGTCCTCCTCCGTCACGGTGGTGGAGCGGGAAGCCATCGACCGCCATCCCGGGCTGACCATTCCGGAGATCCTGGCAACCGAAGCGGGGCTCCACATCCGCGACTTGTTCGGCAACGGCAATGAATCCGCGACCGTGGACATCCGCGGCTTCGGTGAACAGGCCGGACAGAACGTGCTGGTGCTTGTGGATGGCCGCAAGATCAATGATCTCGACCTGTCGGGCGTCCAGTTCTCGCTGGTGCCGCGCGCGTCCATCCAGCGTATCGAGGTGCTGCGCGGTTCGGCGGCATCGGTGCTCTATGGTGAGGGCGGCGTCGGCGGGGCGATCAATATCGTGACCCAGGGCGGCGACAAGGAAGAAGGCGTGACGCTGTCCGCCACCGGCGGCAGCTTCGGCTTCCGCCGCACGCAGGGCCTGTTCCAGTGGGGCGGCAAGCCTGCCCATGTGGCGCTGTCTGCGGATGTGACCGAGAGCGATGGCTACCGCCACAACAATGAGCTGACGCGGCAGGTCTATTCGGCCGTCGTGAGCATTGACCGGGGTGCGACGGATTATCGCCTGAGCGCGACCTACAACACCGAGGAAACGGGCCTGCCGGGCAACCGGCTGGTGGATACATCCACCGGCCTTGACCTTGTGCGCACCAATCCGCGCGGCGCGCAGACGCCGGAAGACGGGGCCGAAGAGCGCGGCGCGCGCCTCGAGGCCGGTGTCGAAAGCCAGCTCAGTGACAGTCTCAAGCTGTCGGTCGATGCGGGCTACCGTCGCAGCGTCACCTCAAGCGACTTCCAGTTCCAGCTTGACGACCGCTCTGTCAGCACCGCCACCCTCACACCGCGCGTCACCTATTCGGGCACGCTGGGCGGCATGGCGTTCAACGCGATCACCGGCATTGACCTGTCCTACTCCCAGGGCGAGGTGGAACAGCGCTTCGTCGGCTTCCCCGGCGGCAATGACTTCGATGGCTGGCAGTCGTCCATGGCCCTCTACGGCCAGGGTGATCTGGGTCTTACGGACCGCCTGACGCTGGACGCGGGCGTGCGGGTGATCCGTACCGAGATCAAACTGGACTCACCGCAGAATACCGCCGCGCGGGTGCGCGACAAGGAAACCAACTGGGCGGGCAATCTTGGCCTTGCCTATGACGTGACCGACGATGTGGAAGTGTTTGTCCGCGGCGGCCATGCGGTGCGGGTGCCGACCATCGACGAGCGGGTGGGCACGCGCCTTGACCCGATCACCTTCCAGCCGATCAGTTTCGATCTCGACACCCAGACCTCCTGGGATGTCGAAGTGGGTACGGAGTTCTCCGTGGGGCCGGTCGATGCCCGCGTCTCGGCGTTCCAGATCAATGTGAAGGACCAGATCGCGTTCACGCCGGATACGATCGGCACGTTCGGGTTCAACACCAATCTTGATGACACCCGCCGCCGTGGCGTGGAGGCCGAGGCCCGCGCGCCGCTGGGCTGGGGGTTTGAGCTTGCACCGCGCGTCACCTACACCGAAGCTGAGTTCACCAAGGGGCCGTTTGACGGCAACGAGGTGCCGGTGGTGCCGGAATGGACCGGCGGCGTCGGCCTCAACTGGACGGGGGATGATGTGTGGGCTTCGCTCAACTGGCGCTATGTCGGCGATCAGCGGATGATCAATGATCAGGAAGGTATTTTCCCGGAGATCCCGTCCTATGACCTGCTCGACGTGGCGTTGGGCTGGACCATCGGCAATGTGGCGCTCAAGGGCGAAATCCGGAATGCGCTGGATGAAGACTATTTCACCAGTGCCGCGGCGTCCGACACCAATGCCAACCGCTATGGCGCGTTCCCGCTGCCGGGGCGGGCTGCCTATGTGGAAGCATCGGTTGCGTTCTAG
- a CDS encoding ABC transporter substrate-binding protein, with the protein MTGVLLAAGVVHAAPAAGASGSAPERIVSINLCTDQIVLALDLGERLVAVSSLATDRTLSVHWRAAESVEAVPAALEPILLRQPDLVVAGGFGHGRLVAQLERLGVAVLRVPEPASLADVPAAYLAMGRAVGAETRAQALAAEFDAVLGAPAAPSGTDALLLATGLLVHGEGMLGGDVLRHAGLANAAMAPAFGGQAYLSLERVVASPPDLVLVARGEASAPSRSQHLFSHPALVHGTRIKSVPPSALICGTVETARLAASLAAPEGQAR; encoded by the coding sequence GTGACGGGTGTCCTGCTGGCGGCCGGGGTGGTGCATGCCGCCCCGGCTGCAGGTGCGTCCGGCAGTGCGCCGGAGCGGATCGTCTCGATCAATTTGTGTACGGACCAGATCGTGCTGGCGCTGGACCTTGGGGAACGTCTTGTGGCGGTGTCGTCGCTGGCGACCGACCGGACGCTGTCCGTCCATTGGCGGGCGGCGGAAAGCGTTGAGGCCGTGCCTGCGGCGTTGGAGCCGATCCTGCTGCGTCAGCCTGATCTGGTCGTTGCCGGTGGCTTCGGCCATGGGCGGCTGGTGGCCCAGCTTGAGCGGCTAGGCGTTGCGGTGCTGCGGGTGCCGGAGCCAGCCAGCCTTGCTGACGTGCCCGCCGCCTATCTGGCGATGGGCCGTGCGGTGGGGGCTGAAACCCGCGCCCAGGCGCTGGCGGCGGAATTTGACGCTGTGCTGGGCGCGCCCGCAGCGCCATCCGGAACCGACGCCCTGCTGCTGGCGACCGGGCTGCTGGTGCATGGGGAGGGCATGCTGGGCGGCGACGTGCTGCGCCATGCGGGCCTTGCCAATGCGGCAATGGCACCGGCCTTTGGCGGGCAGGCCTATCTGTCGCTTGAGCGGGTCGTGGCTTCGCCGCCGGACCTGGTGCTCGTGGCGCGGGGTGAAGCCTCGGCGCCCTCACGCTCGCAGCATCTGTTCAGCCATCCGGCACTGGTCCACGGAACACGTATCAAATCCGTGCCGCCGTCCGCGCTGATCTGCGGCACGGTGGAAACGGCACGGCTGGCGGCATCGCTTGCCGCGCCGGAAGGGCAAGCACGATGA
- a CDS encoding universal stress protein, with translation MTTHSPNAVSGNRPGLMFSRMLAVCTGGPQDVDALRHVASLAEAARAQGADPVVSVLSVVEREPGEDLIRIIGGASQETLDELRRQERLAHVQAIIKRAGLSVSGKLEVVTGKIFVDVIRHAAAWDIELVVKPMSHTSALHAQVFGSTDLHLLRKCPCPVWILRKPTGQGAAQAPERTPVVMAAVDFDAFQTPEDDADEVRAQDALNREIMVSALRIALAHGAGLVIVHVWQAPAEGLLQRASPGITPAQLRHYVKDAENRHHAGLDDLAGVARDMLGRVQGTKPSITTRLLQGQPEDAIAEEANRVHPLALVMGTVGRSGIPGVIIGNTAEDILTAVDGAVLAVKPPGFRSPVRG, from the coding sequence ATGACCACGCATTCACCAAATGCCGTATCCGGCAACCGGCCCGGACTGATGTTCTCACGGATGCTGGCCGTGTGCACCGGGGGGCCGCAGGATGTTGACGCCTTGCGCCACGTGGCGAGCCTTGCGGAGGCAGCGCGGGCGCAAGGGGCGGATCCTGTCGTGTCGGTCTTGTCGGTGGTGGAGCGCGAGCCGGGGGAGGATCTGATCCGCATCATTGGCGGGGCGTCGCAGGAGACGCTGGACGAGCTGCGGCGGCAGGAGCGGCTGGCGCATGTGCAGGCCATCATCAAGCGGGCGGGCCTGAGCGTGTCCGGCAAGCTTGAGGTTGTGACCGGCAAGATCTTTGTCGACGTCATTCGCCATGCGGCGGCGTGGGACATCGAGCTTGTGGTGAAGCCGATGTCGCACACGTCAGCGCTGCATGCGCAGGTGTTCGGCAGCACGGACCTGCATCTGTTGCGGAAATGTCCGTGTCCGGTGTGGATCCTGCGGAAGCCGACAGGTCAGGGGGCTGCTCAAGCGCCTGAGAGGACGCCGGTGGTTATGGCGGCGGTTGATTTCGATGCGTTTCAGACACCGGAAGATGATGCGGATGAGGTGCGCGCGCAGGATGCGCTCAACCGGGAGATCATGGTGTCAGCGCTGCGCATAGCGCTCGCGCATGGGGCAGGGCTGGTGATCGTGCATGTGTGGCAGGCACCGGCGGAGGGGCTGCTGCAGCGGGCCTCGCCCGGCATTACCCCGGCACAGCTGAGGCATTATGTGAAGGACGCGGAGAACCGGCACCATGCGGGGCTGGATGATCTGGCCGGTGTGGCGCGTGACATGCTGGGGAGGGTGCAGGGGACAAAGCCCTCCATCACCACGCGCCTGCTTCAGGGGCAGCCGGAAGACGCGATTGCCGAGGAGGCCAACCGGGTGCATCCGCTGGCCCTGGTGATGGGGACGGTGGGGCGGTCCGGCATTCCCGGTGTCATCATCGGCAACACGGCGGAGGACATCCTGACCGCCGTCGACGGGGCCGTGCTGGCCGTGAAGCCGCCGGGCTTCCGCAGTCCGGTGCGTGGCTAG
- a CDS encoding cation:proton antiporter codes for MADIVSGYVFYEISALLVLAAAVGFAGLLLRQPLIVSFIAVGVLAGPSVLGIARSDAHIDLLAELGIAVLLFLVGLKLDLKLVRTLGPVALVTGLGQVAFTSAFGFLIALALGFDWVTSVYVGIALTFSSTIIIVKLLSDKREIDSLHGRIALGFLIVQDLVVVAAMIVLSAIGQGAGAADGEGGLLDVMMVFVYGAALVGLVGLFIRFVATPLVTRMAAAPELLIAFAIGWAALLAAVGHYLGFGKELGGLLAGVSLASTPFREAIAARLAALRDFLLLFFFISLGAALDLAILGDSVGAAIVFSLFVLIGNPLIVLIIMRAMGYRARTGFLAGLTVAQISEFSLIFMAMGLSLGHVTGQGMGLVTLVGLITIAASTYMITYSHWLYERMAPLLALIDKGHGMPEDLSAVDVGSKAPDVIVFGVGRYGGAIMQRLMNRGAHVLGVDFDPVAAAAWRKAGLNVVYGDATDPEYVAHLPLGSLTYAVATMPDHSASLTQDDPRLALAAALRGAGYDGRIAAVCHQPAMRPALEDAGVSLVLEPFQDAAEEATDLILGAARPLRINPQDPLEQMSLPDVTPSDVPSQAKEKSA; via the coding sequence ATGGCAGACATTGTTTCCGGATACGTCTTCTATGAAATTTCCGCGCTGCTTGTGCTGGCCGCAGCTGTCGGCTTTGCGGGGCTGTTGCTGCGCCAGCCGCTGATCGTCAGCTTCATTGCCGTTGGCGTGCTGGCGGGACCGTCGGTGCTGGGCATTGCCCGGTCGGACGCGCATATCGACCTCTTGGCCGAACTGGGCATTGCGGTGCTGCTGTTTCTGGTGGGGCTGAAGCTCGACCTGAAGCTTGTGCGGACGCTGGGGCCGGTGGCGCTGGTGACCGGGCTGGGGCAGGTGGCGTTTACCTCTGCCTTCGGATTCCTGATCGCGCTGGCGCTTGGGTTTGACTGGGTGACGTCCGTTTATGTGGGCATTGCGCTCACGTTCTCGTCGACGATCATCATCGTCAAGCTGCTGTCGGACAAGCGCGAGATTGACTCGCTGCATGGGCGCATCGCGCTGGGATTCCTGATCGTGCAGGACCTTGTGGTGGTCGCTGCGATGATTGTGCTGTCGGCGATCGGCCAGGGGGCGGGGGCGGCCGACGGGGAGGGCGGTCTTCTCGATGTGATGATGGTGTTTGTCTATGGGGCGGCGCTGGTCGGGCTGGTGGGGCTGTTCATCCGCTTTGTGGCAACGCCGCTGGTGACGCGAATGGCGGCGGCGCCTGAGTTGCTGATTGCCTTTGCCATCGGCTGGGCGGCGCTTCTGGCGGCGGTGGGGCACTATCTGGGGTTCGGCAAGGAGCTGGGCGGGTTGCTTGCCGGGGTGTCGCTGGCGTCGACGCCGTTCCGCGAGGCGATTGCGGCGCGGCTGGCGGCGCTGCGGGACTTCCTGCTGCTGTTCTTCTTCATCTCGCTGGGGGCCGCGCTGGACCTTGCCATCCTCGGGGACAGTGTGGGCGCGGCGATTGTGTTCTCGCTGTTCGTACTCATCGGCAACCCGCTCATCGTGCTGATCATCATGCGCGCCATGGGCTACCGCGCCCGGACGGGATTTCTCGCCGGATTGACGGTGGCGCAGATTTCCGAGTTCTCGCTGATCTTCATGGCGATGGGGCTGTCGCTCGGGCACGTGACCGGGCAAGGCATGGGGCTTGTGACGCTTGTCGGGCTCATCACCATCGCGGCCTCCACCTACATGATTACCTATTCCCACTGGCTGTATGAGCGGATGGCACCGCTGTTGGCGCTGATCGACAAGGGGCACGGGATGCCCGAAGACTTGAGCGCTGTTGATGTGGGGAGCAAAGCGCCGGACGTGATCGTCTTCGGGGTGGGGCGCTATGGCGGCGCGATCATGCAGCGGCTGATGAACCGGGGCGCGCATGTGCTCGGGGTGGATTTTGACCCTGTGGCGGCGGCCGCCTGGCGCAAGGCCGGGCTCAACGTCGTTTATGGTGATGCGACGGACCCGGAATATGTGGCGCATCTGCCGCTGGGAAGCCTGACATATGCGGTGGCCACCATGCCGGATCACTCGGCCTCGCTGACCCAGGATGATCCGCGGCTGGCGCTGGCTGCTGCGTTGCGCGGGGCAGGGTATGACGGGCGGATTGCGGCGGTGTGCCATCAGCCGGCGATGCGCCCGGCGCTGGAAGACGCCGGTGTCTCGCTGGTGTTGGAACCATTTCAGGACGCCGCTGAGGAGGCGACCGATCTTATACTGGGGGCCGCACGGCCGCTGCGGATCAACCCGCAGGATCCGCTGGAGCAAATGTCACTGCCTGACGTCACGCCCAGCGACGTGCCGTCGCAAGCCAAGGAGAAGTCAGCATGA